Proteins encoded in a region of the Acipenser ruthenus chromosome 11, fAciRut3.2 maternal haplotype, whole genome shotgun sequence genome:
- the LOC117426601 gene encoding transmembrane protein 177-like, which translates to MMGQLNRKLTLFVQKYRTGLLAASCGGIFTVNILYHVFPKETYRKLYQAWHKGEPVSLSDKLQSTFQEVLKDAGVSSPQSYSAFAAFGFHPVGAGIPWTPAGAHVGIPANFNSTTEDAGGITNRVVLINGKEVDWDSSAGRSLKEALTFSQEAQKFSVAREVVGLESGGPVLHAAVAPVCVAGTCFSAVAIKQIFSLYTGPVVLRGLLNLAMAASGAACYFLSSDAVSQWLDYRSDRKAAGISKAYARGGVEFYDKILSRNKILRILMGKSGEEMYAQSGNLFPTHWIRLKHAPYTSRKAAIVSLLEEQKQ; encoded by the coding sequence ATGATGGGCCAGTTGAACAGAAAGCTGACCCTGTTTGTGCAGAAGTACCGGACTGGGCTGCTGGCAGCATCTTGTGGGGGGATATTCACTGTCAATATTTTATACCATGTGTTTCCGAAGGAAACCTACAGAAAGCTCTACCAGGCCTGGCACAAAGGGGAGCCGGTCAGCCTTTCAGACAAGCTGCAGAGCACCTTCCAAGAGGTCCTGAAGGATGCAGGGGTGAGCTCTCCGCAGAGCTACAGTGCATTCGCAGCGTTTGGCTTCCACCCGGTGGGAGCTGGGATACCCTGGACCCCTGCCGGTGCTCATGTTGGCATCCCTGCCAACTTCAACAGCACTACCGAGGATGCAGGAGGGATCACCAACAGGGTGGTCCTGATAAATGGGAAAGAAGTGGACTGGGACAGCAGCGCTGGCAGGTCCCTCAAGGAAGCCTTGACCTTTTCCCAGGAGGCGCAGAAATTCTCTGTTGCGAGAGAGGTCGTTGGTTTGGAAAGCGGGGGTCCTGTCTTGCATGCAGCGGTGGCTCCGGTGTGCGTTGCTGGCACTTGCTTTTCTGCGGTTGCCATCAAGCAAATCTTCAGCCTGTACACTGGTCCTGTGGTACTGCGTGGGCTTCTGAACTTAGCCATGGCTGCTTCTGGTGCTGCTTGTTACTTTCTCTCGTCTGACGCGGTCAGCCAGTGGCTCGATTATAGATCAGACAGAAAGGCAGCCGGTATTTCCAAAGCATACGCCAGAGGCGGTGTCGAGTTTTATGATAAAATTTTGTCCAGAAACAAGATTCTTCGCATTTTGATGGGAAAGAGCGGAGAGGAGATGTACGCCCAGAGTGGCAACTTGTTCCCCACGCACTGGATCAGATTGAAACATGCGCCGTACACATCCAGAAAAGCAGCGATCGTCAGCCTTTTAGAAGAGCAGAAGCAGTAA